agcggactcgcggtcgcaggatcgcggtttcgattcccagaccgggcattgtgagtgtttattgagcgaaaacaccttaaaaactccacgaggctccggcagggggtggtgatccctgctgtactctttcaccactctttctttctgttggcctgctcgcgaGGTTGGCGTCAttcaaacgcattgtgaccagcgatgtgtaacagcatctgatggtgtggtcggtcacgtgatcacgtgatatatatatatatatacatatatatatatataatatatatatatatatataagtagtatatatatatgtatgtacgtacgtatgtatgtatgtatatattcactacGATCGTTGCAACTCACCGTGCACCGGTACCTTACAGGTGAGTTGCTGTACAAACAATTGCGGTTCATCATAAGGTGCGGATGTGTCTCCTCAATTGATTTGTCAAAGGTagttcctttacacacacacacacattaaatatatattaacatttggGCTGCTTCATTGGACGCTTCAGGAGAACCGAGCCATTGATTtgaaaacctgaaaaatactaaccatcacacataatttccacataaacagcgACGTAGACCGCCTCTAACTAAAAGGAAGACAATGCggcaaaatgcctttgaatgtcgcatcatatccattcggaaacatcttttaaccaccaagtgtcgaagtgcttCCCTTGACCaaatttgcatacatgaggctgataacatcataagacttggaaggcagctccttgagcaacactctttgtctgataacctagaatacatgcccaaagaagccGCACGACCGTACCgtaacgtatcatcagatgaaaggatcagcctttatgagcagaagactatgcatggataagTCAGTAGAAAGCACCGAGAGATAGTaatattgatcatcaaagcagtctatcatagACTAATAGCCAGATtattacctcccactttgaagggtatgtcttttgcaatccaggaacaggagatatcctccaagtacctgatgcaaaaaagggatagagatgcaggacaATCAGTAAaacgtgacaaccgatgcagactttgtggggTTAAAACCGAAGGTATCACGCACACCATAAGctgttgtccgaaaatgtcatcacagaattatctaccgatgagacatgatgctgTAGCTAGGAcaccctataatgaaatccatcggaaGAATAACATccaggacaaagaaataagaagaaaacaacagtataggcgcaggagtggctgtgtggtaagtagcttgctaaccaaccacatggttccgggtcagtcccactgcgtggcatcttgggcaagtgtcttctgctatagcccagggtccgaccaatgccttgtgagtggatttggttagacggaaattgaaagaagcctgtcgtatatatgtatatatatatatattatatatggtgtgtatatgtttgtgtctgtgtttgtcctcctagcattgcttgacaaccgatgctggtgtgtttacgtcctcgtcatttagcggttcggcaaaagagaccgatagaataagtactgggcttacaaagaataagtcccggggtcgatttgctcgactataaaggcggtgctccagcatggccgcagtcaaatgaatgaaacatgtaacagagtaaaagagtaaagagtattgtagaagccatagcctctcgtaataaaaaggaatactggtggaatgtcccagtgaagacctcaataaaatgtaagtacagcagacctgatataatgatttgggatagagaatagaaactgtgcacagttgaggaaatttacataatattaacataaagttgaagatcagtgacaaagagaatacctatgctggactattgagaaatctgcaattactctacccagattacaagttcaggttcatacctgtaattattagcgccttgggatatgtaacatactgcctaaataccaatcttgagaaattaggcttctcaaaaccagaaaggagaaagctgattcaaagactagagacccagtccatcactggaactgtacaaatctgtaaaactttccagaagtttatcatttaaatatatatgagcatgtctagacatgcaactgtatgcatgagaatacatacataaagcaaaacatacaaatctgcacacacacacacacacacacacacacacacacacacacacacacaaacacacatacacacacaccacatatatatatacgactgtcttcttttagtttccgtctaccaaatccactcgcaaggctttggttggcccgaggctataggaaaagacacttgcccaagctgtgccgtgcagtgtgactgaacccgcaaccatgtggttggttagcaagctacttaccacacagctaatcctgcgcctatgcatgtatattttttatttgtttcagtcatttgactgcggccatgctagagcatgcGGTTCGGAAGCAAGCCCTGGGGTGGTGTGCTTTACAAAAccatttcaaggcggtgcccaagcATGTTTGTagaacaatgactgaaacaagtataaaaaaaaaactgacttaCCGGTCTGTGGCCTTTCTTATAAGTAGGGGGCAACATCAGTGGTGGGTCGAAACCTAGTTTCATTCTGAGATTTTCTTCAACTATAGAAAAATCGATGTTCCATTTTGGAACTGGCCATATATACGGTGAGCAAGAGGCTTTGAGGAGCAATATGTAACATTCTACAATAGCTTCAGGTGAGTCACAGGTTTTCGAAAGAATCTTTTTCACGACACGTGGTATCTGGGTGAAGATAGTTTGTGCATTGTCTATCATGAAAGTTGATTTGAAGTTCTCAAGGTGCAAAAAGACAATGGCCGTATAGAAGATGCTCTCTCTAGTGTTGAACTTGCCTTTTAGGGCTAGAATAAGtaaacaatatacaaatataaacatgtagacacatatatacataagcacacatatgccTACATAATGTGGGAATATATATAATCCCGACacatccttttctctctctgttttttcttttcttttcattctttgtctctcatccctttctgtccaagagcgtcggctcgaaacgtcaaagacttttcgattttcctgagcgtcaaactaatacacctgcttgttgttccttcacctgtctctgtcttttatgttctgtaCATTTgaatcatactacatacatacataatatatatgtatatatatatatattatatatatatatatatatatatatattatatatatatatatatatatatatatatatatatattatattatattgagggtactactattcgtagataccaacacgctaagagggaccaatgcggtcaaaatactaaaaataaacaaaattttaccgaatgcaaaacttcaaaacacatcattttaaaaaagaattcagttacatatcacatgtgatttcgtatttaatgcagaatatgcatttcatgttcatcagtgcaacaaactcaagaaatatgagagaaaacataacattacaagctcgatagccaacgtagaattcgtcgtagcatgtacgaatgttatctttacatatctatgaaaatggcgggcttagtCGCAATGCATTTTGGTAACAATtgtctagtcggaataaaaatcagtattgaactattccggtgtgaaaaatataattaacaattgaggataaaatctttaaagattttatcctcaattgttaatttatatatatatatatatatatatatatatatatttatttatttatttatctatttatatatatatatataattattatttgagggaataaaatccaaacttacaaggaaaaaatccAATTTAGAATTTCtattctagatggtataatttaattgttcattttgaattgataaaaggtggatttttcctaatatatattatatatatatatataatatatatatatatatatatacacatacacaacacacactcacacacacactcttgtcatctcgcacacctttgtttaccattccttctttgattCCGCTCTCCTGTTTTTGAAAACATGCTCCTTCTTTTTTACCACTTCCgccttttcagtatgtgacctcgtgaagaccacttgcattttttccctctgtcctcccaccacgggatctttctttctcctatgtttccgacgaagagctccgctcgaaacgtcaaaccctccttcttcccttctttcctgagcgtccaataatactttatttgtcctacatcctcgcgttgttgtctttttgttttcttgtttggattaactttatatgtatatatataaaactgtagttgtgtgagtgtctgtccccttcgatttagattcctaactactcccacattttgcggtgcagtttaaccaaattcgggtagcttatagtcgtgattcatatcgagcccgtctgagtattagcacgcgtctacgatgagtctacgattttaaaaataatttaagatcattttttattccattttaatgcataatttttcgtgtgtcgatggcggcggagttggcgtccatggtcacacctgcacctgtttgcttctcccccttcttccctccctcgtgaagctgtggggaagggagtgtaaggaaatcaacgtcgtaaagcgttgtcaaggagaccagcgttcttttagaacaacgacttcatggcttgaagacaccaaaacagaaatggctaagaaagcccgaattggcatctataagggaagtaactctctaaaaatgcttatatagttatttcccttacaaacccgagcaacgccgggcgatactgctagtacattatatacttgtatgtgtgtgggtgtgcttaGTAGATTTGGTCAAGTTTCGTCGGCGCGTAAGACGGGCTCATCTCATCAGGCAGCATAGGAAGAGTAAGAGATCTGAGACAAATTCAAGTTGGTTTGTTTGTCGGGTTTCTGTTGGTCAGCTCATGTCACGTGATGTTAATGCTGTGGAAGCGACATCGGCAGctattttctttattctaacgCCCACATACTCGCATAGGATAAGGTCGTTGGTAGGTTGCTGTTGTCACTCTGGCTGCGGACTGCggtatgggaagcactccgtcggttacgacgatgagggctccggttgatccgaatcaacggaacagcctgctcgtgaaattaacgtgtaagtgggctgagcactccacagacacgtgcacccttaacgtagttctcagggatattcagcgtgacacagagagtgacaaggccggccctttgaaatacaggtacaacagaaacaagaagtaagagtggagtgagagaaagttgaggcgaaagagtacaacaggggtcgccacccccaccccctgccggagcctcgtggagctttaggtgttttcgctcaataaacacacacaacgcccggtctgggaatcgaaaccgcgatcctccgaccgcgagtccgctgccctaaccactgggccattgcgcctccacggactGCGGTATAAAGTATTCAGCGACATAAACCCATTGTAATGAGTACCGCACACGGCAGGGTGGGATGTTGACGCTAGTCATTCGTCCAGTCGTTTCCTCATTTGCTCATTtgcttagcatatatatattaagtacttgtacttgtggcgacattcaccctgggcgggttgagtcggcttctaccaccctcgaggcatctcgaaccatggcagcccacgcacgacggtcctgcgccagttcactggagatagcgagccagtcacggttccatcggcgcaggccgaccacctgTGGACCCGTGAGCACGGggaggtcctccttgatcgtcgcaacccaggtcttcagctgcccgcccgcgcGTTTCTGCCAGTGGGGGAGGTGGAGTTGAgagaaggacatcacggctcagttcacccaccggacacctacatgcatggccaaaccGCTGCAAGTGCCGTTGCAGAAGGACAGATGGAAGGGGCCGCAGAGACTGTCTCTGCactgtgtaccgttggcgattttttcccctctgtcttcccttctctggatctttccttctcctatgtttccgacgaagagctccgctcgaaacgttaaaccctccttctttccttctttcctgagcgtccaataatactttatttgttccacgtcctcgcgttgttgtgtttttttttgtgctttcttgtttggattaactatatatatatacatacatgtacgcacacacgcaaacacacacacacacacacacacacacatacacatacacacacacacacacacacaaacataaagtaTTTTGTATATCTTGCTTTACGTGGATATACTGTAGGACGCCAAACACTGCGGTGTTAGTCTTGAGAAAGCATCTCGTATGCATGCATAGCGCTAAAAATCACAGAAGGGCATAAGCTACAGACGAAAACAGCCAGCAACGGCGTGGAATTGCTAACTTCGGATTTCTGCGTCATTGTGCATCATTGctaaggcgcatggcttagtggttaggggtgctCGGCTCACGATCGGAAGGTCATTAGTTCGATtctcggcggcgcgttgtgtcatTGAGCCATACACTTTACTTGACATTTCTTCAGTAAATCACCTGGAAAAAATGAGCAggacctgtaattcaaaggagcggcctggtcacattctgtgtcacgctgggtTAAGGTTAcgggtgtctgtggagtgctcagccacttgcacgttgctttcatgagcaggctgttctgttgatcggatcaactggaacactcgttgtcgtaaccgacggaggaccagtaggtatgcgtgtatgtctgagtaaatatgtatgcatttatacaagcacgcactcacacacacacacacacaaacgcgcgcgcacacacacacacaccatatatgtaaTCGGTTAGCACACTTATCGCAAATATAAGaggtgtgggttcgattcccacgcAAACTAACGCAGatttttagcacgccgggcgaaatgctttgtggtgtttcgtctgtctttaccttccgagttcaaattccgccgaggccgactttgcctttcatgctttccgggtcgatgaattaagtaacagttgcgtactggggtcgatctaatcgactggtcccctcccccaaaatttcgggccttttgcctagagtagaacagaaTATTAGTGCCAGGCAGTttttagtttaacccttttgataccaacctggctgaaaccggctctgtctCTGTagttcaaatgtcttgttttcataagttctgaattaaaatcttccaccaaaccttagtcacaatttatgttcctaacactagctgaatgataactaagttattttactaaattctttgttatatttaaccttttgatccaacccggctgaaaccagctctgtctctgtagtacaaatgtctgttttcataagttctgaattaaaatcttccaccaaacttagtcacaatttacgttcttaacactagctgaatgataactaagttattttactaaattcttggttatatttaacccttttgataccaacccggcgctgaaaccagctctgtctctgtagtacaaatgtctgtttttctaagtttcgaattaaaatcttccaccaaaccttagtcacaatttatgttcctaacactagctgaatgataactaagttattttactaaaaattcttgttatatttaacccttttgataccaaccgcGAAACCAGCTctgtctctgtagtacaaatgtcttgttttcataagttctgcaattaaatcttccaccaaaccttagtcacaatttatgttccttaacactagctgaatgataactaagttattttactaaattctttgttatatttaacccttttgataccaacccggctgtgAAACCAGCTctgtctctgtagtacaaatgtcttgttttcataagttctgaattaaaatcttccaccaaacctaggtcacaatttatgttcctaacactagctgaatgataactaagttattttactaaattctttgttatattaacccttttgataccaacccggctgaaaccagctctgtctctgtagtacaaatgtcttgttttcataagttctgaattaaaatcttccaccaatccttagtcacaatttatgttcctaacactagctgaatataACTAAGtattttactaattctttgttatatttaacccttttgataccaacccggctgaaaccagctctgtctctgtagtacaaatgtcttgttttcataagttctgaattaaaatcttccaccaaaccttagtcacaatttatgttcctaacactagctgaatgataactaagttattttactaaattctttgttatagttaacccttttgataccaacccggctgaaaccagctctgtctctgtagtacaaatgtcttgttttcataagttctgaattaaaatcttccaccaaactttagtcacaatttatgttcctaacactagctgaatgataactaagttattttactaaattctttgttatatttagcccttttgataccaacccggctgaaaccagctctgtctctgtagtacaaatgtcttgttttcataagttctgaattaaaatcttccaccaaaccttagtcacaatttacgttcttaacaccagctgaatgataactaagttattttactaaattctttgtcatatttaaaattaattgaaaggaacacagagcatttcaacagaaatatggtaacgaaagtaTTAAGCAAAGTTTAGGTTAATTAAAatgtttatgatatatttcaactgctaaaagacaAATTTACTGCAGTTACCGCGGTAAAACtttttctcttatggtaaaaattgtaaggggtaaagacccccttcggtcatgagtgaccatgggttttcacctagaaagttaccctcccaggcacaagtctgggcaaggttgtttatggaaggccagcagtcgcccatgcataccagcctcccctctccacgccaccagtgtgtccaagggaaagacaaggtCGATACAgacgcttggcacctgtgacgtcgcaactcatttctacagatagtgaactggagcaacgtgaaataagtgtctttaaaaacacaatatttgCCCAGTGTCGCTATCTGTCAGGATTCCCAGACATCGATTGTATCCTGCTCCTTATCcattatcaatgggaaatacctaAAGAGGCAACTCTGGATAGGccctattaacccttttgttactgtatttattttgagatgctctttactcttttactcttttacttgtttcagtcatttgactgcggccatgctggagcaccgcctttgtcgagcaaatcgacccgggacttattcttttgtaagcccagcttattctatcggtctcttttgccgaaccgctaagtgacggggacgtaaacacaccagcatcggttgtccaagcaatgctagggggacaaacacactcacacaaacacaacacaccacgcatatatatatacatatatacgacaggcttctttcagtttccgttctaccaattccactcacaagcaaggcttggtcggcccggggctatagcagaagacacttgcccaagatgccacgcagtgggactgaacccagaatcatgtggttggtaagcaagctacttaccacagccactcctgcgcctatgctctgtgtttctttcaattaatttaaatatagcaaagaatttagtaaaataacttagttatcattcagctagtgttaggaactaaattgtgactaaggtttggtgaagatcttaatcaaaacttatgaaaacaagacatttgtactacagagccagagccggtttcagccgggctgtatcaaaagggttaatataacaaagaatttagtaaaataaacttagtatcattcagctagtgttaggaacataaattgtgactaaggtttggtggaagatcttaattcaaaaacttatgaaaacaagacatttgtactacagagccagagccggtttcagccgggctggtatcaaaagggttaaatataacaaagaatttagtaaaataacttagttaacattcagctagtgttaggaacataaattgtgactaaggtttggtggaagattttaattcaaaacttatgaaaacaagacatttgtactacagagccagagccggtttcagccgggctggtatcaaaagggttaaatataacaaagaatttagtaaaataacttagttaacattcagctagtgttaggaacataaattgtgactaaggtttggtggaagattttaattcaaaacttatgaaaacaagacatttgtactacagagccagagccggtttcatcccctcggtatcaaaagggttaaatataacaaagaattagtaaaataacttagttaacattcagctagtgttaggaacatacattgtgactaaggttttggtGGGAGatctaattcaaaacttatgaaaacaagacatttgtactacagagccagagccggtttcagccgggctggtatcaaaagggttatataacaaagaatttagtaaaataacttagttaacaTTCAGCTAgtgaggaacataaattgtgactaaggtttggtggaagattttaattcaaaacttatgaaaacaagacatttgtactacagagccagagccggtttcagccgggctggtatcaaaagggttaatataacagaatttagtaaaataacttagttatcattcagctagtgtgttaggaacataaattgtgactaaggtttggtggaagatcttaattcaaaacttatgaaaacaagacatttgtactacagagccagagccggtttcagccgggctggtatcaaaagggttgctatagctacacacacgcgcgcgcatagacTACATACGTGATGGTGTCTAAGAAAAGGTTGATAGCTTACCTCGTTTTTCGGATCTCTCATCTTCtgcaagatgaaaaagaaaatctgCGTATGTCTTCTTCTTACGAGAACGGAAATAGAATTTCATAGCCGCGTATAACTCTTCTTCCGTTATACTAATACAAATAGATTCGAGTATAGCGGTTAAGCGATCAACATCAACTTTGTGTTGACGAGACACGGATAACAATATTTCtgcctaaaatttaaaaacaaaaaacaatgaataaatggaaaaaatttaCTAACTAAATGATAGCGAACTTTAAATCTATAGGTGTATAATGGTGGATGAATgaatgcgtgcgcgcgcgtgtgtgtgtgtgtgtgtgtatgtgtgcgtggtggATATTGTTAAGGTATGGATGTAtgtggatgcatgcatatattaatatatatgtgtatgtgagtatatatatatattcatacctatctatctatctatctatctatctatctatctatctatctatctatctatctatctatctatctgtctgtctgtctgtcctgtctgtctgtctgtgtatatatatacttgtgtgcgcatgtgtggatatgtgtgcgtgtatgagtacgtacatgcacatatatgtttatgtgtgtgtgtgcacgtgcatgtacataggcgcaggagtggctgtgtggtaagtagcttgctaaccaaccacatggttccgggttcagtcccactgcgtggcatcttgggcaagtgtcttctgctatagccccgagccgaccaatgccttgtgagtggatttggtagacggaaactgaaagaagcctgtcgtatatatatatatgtgtgtgtgtttgtgtatctgtgtttgtccccctagcattgcttgacaaccgatgctggtgtgtttacgttcccgttacttagcggttcggcaaaagagaccgatagaataagtactgggcttacaaagaataagtcccgggctcgatttgctcgactaaaggcggtgctctagcatggccgcagtcaaatgactgaaacaagtaaaagagtaaaagagtaaaccacgccgtaagttttttgtttttgcataacggcatgaattcctgtgtgtagaatacaatttcgcaaacattttctgaaaattccaaaatataaaagagttatgaggggttatatggtgTGCCTAaagcaaatatttcatttctgccacaaaatgacagcttctaaatcctgttttctgacaagCTAAAAacttatcaaactttaaacctctgtaacttaaaaaaaaaaaattctggaaaaagtgaaatatccACTGAGATGCAGCATGGAAAAACACACCAATACACCAAATGTTAAAACTTtcactaaactttaaaatttccactGGTGCAGCCAACCAGAAAAAATCCTTTTATGCTAtcatagtacattatattatattatattatcacgTGATCCCGTGAccggccaggctatcagatgttgttacacaacgctggtcacaatgcgcttcgcattgttttagccttcaaatgacgccaccccgctggctaagcgagcaggccaacagaagaaagagtgagagaaagttgtgtcgaaagagtacagcagggatcgccaccaccccagctggagcctcgtggagctttaagtgttttcgctcattaaacacccacaacgcccggtctgggaatcgaaaccgtgatcctacgactacGAGTcagctaccctaaccactgggccattgcgccttcacatattatattatatatattatatatattatattatattatattatattatattatattatattatattatactatatctttatatataaaagtaaggttgtgtgtctgtctgtctcctacgatttagattcctaactactcccacattttgcggtgcagtttaaccaaaagcgggtatcttatagtcgtgattcatatcgagcccttctgggtattagcgcgcgtctacgatgagtatacgattttaaaaaaatttaccatcattttttttccattttaatgcattttttcgcaattatataagggaagtaactctctaaaaatgtctacgatgagtcaacgatttaaaaaaaaattagcatcattttttttccatttttgatgcatttttttgctattttttggctataactctctaaaaatgcttatatagttatttcccttacaaacccgagcaacgccgggcgatactgctagttctttaatatatgtgtgtgtgcgtgtgtgtatacgtgtgcgtatgtgtgtgtgagagaatacaAGTATTACTGAGCAAAAGGTAACTCAATGCTAGACGGCTGTATTTCGATATTTTTCGAATACAAGAATTATAGATTAGCGGATTAATAGACAGCCGATACTTCTTTGTTAGACAAAACTACTAGTAGTGATGTGTTCAGTGAATAACCTGCTCCCAAaaatacacatgcgcatacatcttctcctcctgctcctcctgctgctgctcctccttctcatcatcatcaccctcatcatcatcataaaagggTACTTACTGTTCTAAAACAGGCAATGGTTTCTAATCTGAGGATCATGCACCAGGGAGGTAGAAAAGCCTCAGCTACAGGTACGTTTCTTTGGAATTCCCGTTCTGGT
The window above is part of the Octopus sinensis unplaced genomic scaffold, ASM634580v1 Contig10647, whole genome shotgun sequence genome. Proteins encoded here:
- the LOC118761208 gene encoding uncharacterized protein LOC118761208 — its product is MESGGAGNLTQGPGEGNNDVKTDAGTKEAELSSKPKEGITRFTSNVDGNKNGINGAKENGNNGQTQIVQPLQPQFSTRIKTPYSVIWLPSGDPHQSLFRNYNFKREFQRNVPVAEAFLPPWCMILRLETIACFRTAEILLSVSRQHKVDVDRLTAILESICISITEEELYAAMKFYFRSRKKKTYADFLFHLAEDERSEKRALKGKFNTRESIFYTAIVFLHLENFKSTFMIDNAQTIFTQIPRVVKKILSKTCDSPEAIVECYILLLKASCSPYIWPVPKWNIDFSIVEENLRMKLGFDPPLMLPPTYKKGHRPVPTTRKARRRRGDQSSSVYSWNHERDISNKIPWFPPEESMYGTARDDTTSTKTLIIMKR